The DNA region GAGGCACCGTTCCCCGGCGAAGAGCATTGATTATCCCGATACTTTCCAGTTTTCGGTCAATGTGTCCGTTATGTTCCGACATAGCCGTATACCTCGCCGCGTTCGCCCACACCGCGTTTCTCTATTAAAGAGATCCCGTGTTCGGCAAGTTTCGCCAGCATCGAGTTTACGATCCCGGTGACCCGCCGGGTCTCGAGAACGGCGCGAAGATCCATTTCCGTTGCTTCGCGGTGCTCTTTTAAGAAAATGAAGACAGTCGACTCGCGTTCATCGAGAAACGAAAGATCGCTGTTTTGGACATCCGGCTCCTCCTCTTCTTCCTGTGTTTCAACGATGACCGGACGCTCGGCGAGCACCCGGCCTTTCAGACGCGAAAGGACATCCATGAAATCCTCGACGCGGATCTTTTCAGGATAGCAGGGAAGGACGTCGATTCCTGCAAGACAGCACCATTTGCAGGTCTCGTAATCCTGCCGCTCCAAAGAATCGACTGCAGAATACAGATATCCTGCCGAAAGCATCTCGCGGCCGTTCGAAGAGAGCCGATCCGTGACGCTGCCGAGCTTTTTGATGATCATATCCTTGGCTTTGGCAATTTTATAGATCTCTTCCCCGCCGTTGAAGACGGCATCGGCGATCGTCTCGATGTCGCGGACTTTAACGGTATTCGCGACCATATACCGGATCGTCGTCTCGCACTCACGTTCGTCCCCGCTCCGTTTGAGAAAACCGGCATAGGAGATGCCGCCTTTGATGAAGTCCGCACGGTAGGCACGGTAGTACCAGTCGCGTGCCTGCGAAAGGGAGCCGGCGTCTTCGTATGCTTTGCCGATCCAGGCAAGACATACCGGGGTCGGATACGGCGAGAGGATGACGCTGATGATTCCAGCCACCTCTTCTTTCGTGCGTACGGTCGAGAGAAATGCGGTGAATTTGGAGATGACCAGTTCCTGAAGAAGTGGATCGGCGTCGTCGGCACTGCAGAGCTGGGTGATCAAACCCCGGTACACGCTGTTCGCCGCATCGTCGTTTTCAAGACGTGACTCGAGTTCGGCGAAAAGCAGGCGGTATACCGGATCGTTTGCGGTTTTGAGAAGTTCACCCAGCTCATACCTCGCAGAGGTATAGTTCCCGAGAAGTTTTTCGAGAAGGATGTAGGAGAACCGGATCTGCGAAACGGTTTCGTCTTCGACGCCTGCCTCTTCGAGACTGTCGAGCGCCGAGCGGTATGCCCGCTCGGCCCCGGCCGGATCGAGTGCGGCAAGCGCCTCGAGACTCTGCCTGAGATAGACCGTGTCTTTGACGGCGTTCCATGCCCGAAGGGAAAGCTGCATCGCCTTCTGATACTCCTTTTCCGTATACAGTGCATCGATGTACTCGTGACTGAATGTCTCGCCGCCGAAGTTCTGGATATGGAGAGCAATCGCTTCGCTCGGCTCGCCGACGCGGGTAAGCGTCTGCATAAGTGTTCTGATGTCTTCGGGGCGGTTTTCCAGCCTGACCAGAGCACGAAGCGAGGGAATGGCGCCACGCAGATCCTCGTTTGCGAGAAGAAGAGACGAATATCTTCGAAGAGCGGTTTTGTTCTCCGGGTCGAGGATCAGGGCGGTCGCATACTCTTCGGCGGCTTTGATCGTATCCGAATGTTCAAGAACGAGACCGAGATAACTGTGCAGATACGAAGAAGCCGGCATGAGCCGGATGAGATCTTTCAAAAGGGATCCGGCGGTGTCGTAGAGACCTGTTTCCATGTAGCTTCTGGCAGCTAAAAGAAGGAGAGCGGGGTCGCTCGTGCCGGATGAAAAGGAGATGACCTCCGAATATTTTCCGGCATTGAAAAGTTCCATGCCGACTGAGAGGTTTTTCGCGGTTGCAACAGGATCGTCGGTCATGTTTTTTCAGCGTATTACCGAGAGGATGGCGCGTCCGAACTCCTCGGCATCGAAGGGGGTTTGGGCAGTGACAATGCTGCCGTCAGCGACGACTTTATCCTGCACGATCTCTGCTTTGTCAAGCGTGAGGACACGAAGTGTTGCCGGCGTCTGAAGGCAGGTCGCTTTTTTCCCGGCAAGGAGGCCGGCTTCGGCCAGGATCACGGGAGCAAGACAGATAGCGGCGGCGAGTTTGCCGGAGACGCCGATTTTATTGGTTATATCGATGAGTTTTTCATTTCTCCAGAGCTCGTCCTGACAGCCGATCCCGCCGTCGATGACGATTCCGTCAAAGTCCGCGGGGTTTACTTCGCTGAAAGAGAAGTCCGACTCAACGATCTCTCCGTGCATGCCGTAACAGGTCCCGTGGATGGTCGATGCGGTCAAACATTCAACACCCTGTTCTTCGAGTATTCTTTTGGGAACGGTATATCCCATATCTATGAAACGGTCTGATGCAATGACGAAGAGAATCTTCATACTATATGGTTGTGCTTCGAGAGGATTTAAGTTGTTCATCCTGCCCTTCCTTAGACGGAAGAACCGCTAAGGAGCTCGGTCAGCTCGGCAGTGAACGCGTTCATCTGGAGATATTCGTTCTGTCCTTCGACAAGCGTGATCTCTGCTTTGGAAAAGAGCAAAGCAAGGTCCGGCGTAATATTTCCAATAAGGCATCTGCGAAGCGAACGAAGAACATCGCCGGCATTCATGCCGTACTCGATCTGGAGATTTTCAACGATCTGCTGTGCAGCTGCAGAATCGCCTCTTCCGGCCGCAAGGACCGCTGCGGCCGACAGCTCTCCGGTCTCGGTCGTCATGAGCTCTGAAAGGTCACTGACATCATGGAGAGCCATGAGTTCCAGCCAGACGAGAGCTTTTCTGAGATCGCCTGCAGACCCGAGGATCAGCATATCCAGATTCTCTTCGGAGATCGAACCAACGCATCCTTCCTGCTCGAGGACATGCTTCAGATAGTCCCGCATCGTTGCTTCATCGATCGGCAAAAAGTAGAGCGGCACGCACCTTGATCGGATCGGATCGATGATCGAGGCAAGAGAGCTGGTGACAAAGATAAACCGGCAGGTCTGACTGTACTGCTCCATGATCCGGCGAAGGGCAGCCTGGGCATCTTTAGTCAGATCGCCGGCTCCATCAAAGATGATCAGACGAAACGGAGCCGAGAGCGGTTTCAAGGAGGCGTGCCATCTGACGATATACTTGAAGTTGGCGAGAACGGATTTGTTCTTCTGATACAGATGGGCGAACCGGTCGTTCTCGGCAAAATAGGTGTGCCCTTGCGAGAACATCACGCTCACGGGCAGAACGGTCGTGTTTTCTGCGGCAGATTCCGTGTAGAACCTGCGGGAGAAGACCTCAAGAGCGGAGGACTTCCCGCAGCCGCTTCGCCCGATCACCAGCAGGTGCGGGAGGTTGCCGAGAGCTGCGTAGGCAGAGAGCTGCTTTACCGGACTGTTTTGTCCGATCACCTCTTCAAACGAGGTCGGGCGGTATTTTTCAATCCAGAGCATGGGAAAGGAATTCCTGAATATCCTTTACAGCCTGGCTGAGGAAATATCTTGCGTCGATTTCGGGCATCGTAACGGTCTCGCCCGATGCCTTGAGCCGGTCGCATTCCAGAGCGATGTTGGGCAGGGCACGGGTGACCTCGTCGATGATCGGCAGGGTGGCTGTTTTGGAGGTGCGGTCGATCGGGTTCAGATCGACGGTGATAACCAGTTTGCCCATCGAAACGAGGGCTTCGCACCGGTCGCCGTCTTCAAGAGGGACTAAAACGACGTCGGCCGAACCGATCCCGTCGGGACGGCAGAGACCGCGGGCATGGGGTAGAGGGACGCACCGCTCGACAGGGCCTTTGGAGACGATGCATCCAGCCTCTTCGAGAAGGTTTGTGACAAGCGTCATCCTCTCATCGGTCCGGTGGAAGAGGTTCACCTCGACCTCGGCGCCGCTTGCCTTCTGCAGCTGGGCAATCTCTTTTGCTGCGAGGGCGGCCGTGTTTCCGTTGATGGAAAGGACCGGGTGTTTTGCGGCAAGCAGAACGCGTGCGCCAAGTTTTTCGGCTTCAAGGGCCGAGGCGGATGTTTTTTCGCCGAACAGATAATCGAAGGCTTCACCGCGTCCGTGGGAGGTCAGACCTTCCATGGAAACGACGCCGCTTTTTGCGTAACCGGCAAGCTGTTCTCTCGTGATAAGCGATTTGTATCTTGGATGGGATGCTGGAATATCAGACATAATTTTCCTCGAGAATGACAGGACCTGATCTGCTGACATGCAGTAGAATCGGTTCGCCGAACTGTTTCAAAACATTTTCAGCCGCGGGACCGACGGCAAAGACGCCGTTTCCAAGCATCGTCATGGATGCGGGAACGCCTGCCGCTTTGCAGGCGGCAAGGACGGGCAGGAGGTCGGGCGGCAGAAGCCCGCTTTTTTCCGTGAAGGAGAGTGAATTTTCCATAAATTCTGCAAGGGACGCTGGCTCGCGTTCCGGAAATGCGGCGGTGACCTGCTGCATTTTTTCATGCGAGGTGATGACGTCGTGCGTGGAGATGCCGCCAAACGAGATCGTCCAGAACACTTCATCAGGATAGAAACGGCTCGTCACGCCCGAAATGCCCGGATGCGTTCTGACGACGAGACCCCCGCCGGTCGCCGCGGCCACATCGCCGAGGCCAGTTCCGTGAGATACCTCGACCTCGTGGGCCGCGGCGGCGATATCTGCCGGCGTCATCCCAAGCTGAAATACGCAGTTTGCAGCAGAATATGCCGCAAGAAGCCCCGCAGCACTCATCCCGAATCCAGCCCCTATCGGGAGGTCAACCATGACCCGCACCTCGGCAGTCACATCGAGAGATGACAGCACCTCCCTGATCAGCCAGTCATCCATACTGCCGTCGCTGATCTCGATTCGGATCTCAGATGCTTCACGCATCTCGACGGTGACGCCTTTGTCGATCACGATCCCGGCGCCGAGACTCCCGGTCGTCTGGGCAGAGATACCGTCGATCCGCTTAAAGTAGCCTGAGATATGACCCGGAGCAAAAGTTATGCAAGAACGTCCCATACTTTCCCCGCGATCTCGTCTTTTGTTCCACACACCGTTTCTTTCCCGTCTTTTCGTAAAAAGACATACTCGCCGAAGGGAGAGCCCATAGTCTCGGGTTTGTTTGCAAGAACAAGGACGATATTATCGTATTCGAGAAGATGGAGCCCCTCTTCTTCTGCGTCCCTGCCGAGCTTGAAGCCGACGGTTTTCACGCCTTTTGCGGCGATCCTAGTTATCAGTTTTTCAAGCGGTTCAAGCGTCACGGATACAGCCGAGCCGCTTTTGATCTTGCCGTCCACCCTTTTCGGGGCAAAGTCGGAGATCGCGGCGGCCGAGAGATAATAATCGGCTCCATCTGCCTCGCGAAGGACCGCTTCGTGCATATCGGCCGCGGTGATCACCGGGACATTCTTCACACAGGGAACGATGCCGTGCATCGGATTCATCACGAGGGTCACCTCGGCGCCGAGCCGGAAGGCTTCAAGCGCGAGCTCCTTTGCCATCGTCCCGCTGGATCGCGTCGTCAGGATCCTGACATCGTCCAGTTCTTCGCGGCAGGACCCGCCGGAGATCAGGACGCGTTTGCCTGCGAGCTTCTTTGACGAGACTGCCCGCTCGGCATACAGACAAATCTCGTCGATTCCCGCGATCTTCGCCTTCTCCTCTTCCATTCGCGGGGGAACAACATCGATCCCGAACTCTTTGAGGGTCTCCAGATTTTTCCTGACTGCCGGGTGGCGGTACATCGATTCATGCATCGCCGGAACGACGACGACCGGTAGACCGCGGCCGATCGCGGTGGTCGCAAAGGTCGTGATGATGGTGTCGTCGATCCCGCAGGCGATCTTTCCAACGGTGTTCGCGGTGGCGGGAGCTATCAAAAGAAGATCCGCCTCGCCTCCTTCGCCGCAGTATTTGACATGCTCGACCATGCCGGTGATCTCTGTCAGCGCCGGATTCTGGCACGCATAGGTCAGCGCATCGGGATGGATGATCCCGCACCCCGCGGGGCTGATGATGCCGGTCACTCTCGCTCCCCGGCGTCTGAGCTCGTGGGCGAGTTTGATCGTCTCGACAGCGGCGATACTGCCGCATACGCCGAGAACGATGCGGATATTGTTGAGTCTTTTCATATGAGGTTCACATCCCAAACCGAGTGCCAGAGGCGCCCCGCATACTTCTTTACTTTATGTTCGCTGATAA from Methanocorpusculum labreanum Z includes:
- a CDS encoding tetratricopeptide repeat protein, coding for MTDDPVATAKNLSVGMELFNAGKYSEVISFSSGTSDPALLLLAARSYMETGLYDTAGSLLKDLIRLMPASSYLHSYLGLVLEHSDTIKAAEEYATALILDPENKTALRRYSSLLLANEDLRGAIPSLRALVRLENRPEDIRTLMQTLTRVGEPSEAIALHIQNFGGETFSHEYIDALYTEKEYQKAMQLSLRAWNAVKDTVYLRQSLEALAALDPAGAERAYRSALDSLEEAGVEDETVSQIRFSYILLEKLLGNYTSARYELGELLKTANDPVYRLLFAELESRLENDDAANSVYRGLITQLCSADDADPLLQELVISKFTAFLSTVRTKEEVAGIISVILSPYPTPVCLAWIGKAYEDAGSLSQARDWYYRAYRADFIKGGISYAGFLKRSGDERECETTIRYMVANTVKVRDIETIADAVFNGGEEIYKIAKAKDMIIKKLGSVTDRLSSNGREMLSAGYLYSAVDSLERQDYETCKWCCLAGIDVLPCYPEKIRVEDFMDVLSRLKGRVLAERPVIVETQEEEEEPDVQNSDLSFLDERESTVFIFLKEHREATEMDLRAVLETRRVTGIVNSMLAKLAEHGISLIEKRGVGERGEVYGYVGT
- a CDS encoding DJ-1/PfpI family protein — its product is MKILFVIASDRFIDMGYTVPKRILEEQGVECLTASTIHGTCYGMHGEIVESDFSFSEVNPADFDGIVIDGGIGCQDELWRNEKLIDITNKIGVSGKLAAAICLAPVILAEAGLLAGKKATCLQTPATLRVLTLDKAEIVQDKVVADGSIVTAQTPFDAEEFGRAILSVIR
- a CDS encoding pantoate kinase, coding for MGRSCITFAPGHISGYFKRIDGISAQTTGSLGAGIVIDKGVTVEMREASEIRIEISDGSMDDWLIREVLSSLDVTAEVRVMVDLPIGAGFGMSAAGLLAAYSAANCVFQLGMTPADIAAAAHEVEVSHGTGLGDVAAATGGGLVVRTHPGISGVTSRFYPDEVFWTISFGGISTHDVITSHEKMQQVTAAFPEREPASLAEFMENSLSFTEKSGLLPPDLLPVLAACKAAGVPASMTMLGNGVFAVGPAAENVLKQFGEPILLHVSRSGPVILEENYV
- a CDS encoding AAA family ATPase — encoded protein: MLWIEKYRPTSFEEVIGQNSPVKQLSAYAALGNLPHLLVIGRSGCGKSSALEVFSRRFYTESAAENTTVLPVSVMFSQGHTYFAENDRFAHLYQKNKSVLANFKYIVRWHASLKPLSAPFRLIIFDGAGDLTKDAQAALRRIMEQYSQTCRFIFVTSSLASIIDPIRSRCVPLYFLPIDEATMRDYLKHVLEQEGCVGSISEENLDMLILGSAGDLRKALVWLELMALHDVSDLSELMTTETGELSAAAVLAAGRGDSAAAQQIVENLQIEYGMNAGDVLRSLRRCLIGNITPDLALLFSKAEITLVEGQNEYLQMNAFTAELTELLSGSSV
- the coaBC gene encoding bifunctional phosphopantothenoylcysteine decarboxylase/phosphopantothenate--cysteine ligase CoaBC; translation: MKRLNNIRIVLGVCGSIAAVETIKLAHELRRRGARVTGIISPAGCGIIHPDALTYACQNPALTEITGMVEHVKYCGEGGEADLLLIAPATANTVGKIACGIDDTIITTFATTAIGRGLPVVVVPAMHESMYRHPAVRKNLETLKEFGIDVVPPRMEEEKAKIAGIDEICLYAERAVSSKKLAGKRVLISGGSCREELDDVRILTTRSSGTMAKELALEAFRLGAEVTLVMNPMHGIVPCVKNVPVITAADMHEAVLREADGADYYLSAAAISDFAPKRVDGKIKSGSAVSVTLEPLEKLITRIAAKGVKTVGFKLGRDAEEEGLHLLEYDNIVLVLANKPETMGSPFGEYVFLRKDGKETVCGTKDEIAGKVWDVLA
- a CDS encoding 4-phosphopantoate--beta-alanine ligase; this encodes MSDIPASHPRYKSLITREQLAGYAKSGVVSMEGLTSHGRGEAFDYLFGEKTSASALEAEKLGARVLLAAKHPVLSINGNTAALAAKEIAQLQKASGAEVEVNLFHRTDERMTLVTNLLEEAGCIVSKGPVERCVPLPHARGLCRPDGIGSADVVLVPLEDGDRCEALVSMGKLVITVDLNPIDRTSKTATLPIIDEVTRALPNIALECDRLKASGETVTMPEIDARYFLSQAVKDIQEFLSHALD